A DNA window from Mycobacterium sp. IDR2000157661 contains the following coding sequences:
- the carA gene encoding glutamine-hydrolyzing carbamoyl-phosphate synthase small subunit encodes MDKAVLVLEDGRVFTGTTFGAIGETLGEAVFSTGMSGYQETLTDPSYHGQIVVATAPQIGNTGWNDEDAESRGDRIWVAGYAVRDPSPRASNWRATGTLDAELDRQGIVGIAGIDTRAVVRHLRSRGSMKAGVFSGTALADPDDLLNRVRSQPSMLGANLAGQVSTESVYVVEPDGAPRFTVAAIDLGIKTNTPRNFAQRGIRSHVVPSSVTFEQIADLKPDGVFLSNGPGDPATADHVVGVTREVLAAGIPMFGICFGNQILGRALGRSTYKMVFGHRGINVPVIDHETGNVAITAQNHGFALEGERGEVFDTPFGQAVVSHTCANDGVVEGIKLVDGRAFSVQYHPEAAAGPHDANYLFDQFVDLMAGER; translated from the coding sequence ATCGACAAAGCCGTACTTGTGCTGGAGGACGGCCGGGTGTTCACCGGCACGACGTTCGGTGCGATCGGCGAGACGCTCGGGGAGGCCGTCTTCTCCACCGGGATGTCGGGCTACCAGGAGACCCTGACCGATCCGAGCTACCACGGGCAGATCGTGGTGGCCACCGCGCCGCAGATCGGCAACACGGGCTGGAATGACGAGGACGCCGAGAGTCGCGGCGACAGGATCTGGGTGGCGGGTTACGCGGTGCGCGACCCCTCGCCGCGCGCGTCGAACTGGCGGGCGACCGGCACGCTCGACGCGGAACTCGACCGGCAGGGCATCGTCGGCATCGCCGGTATCGACACCAGGGCGGTGGTGCGCCACCTGCGCAGCCGGGGCTCGATGAAGGCCGGTGTGTTCAGCGGTACGGCGCTCGCCGACCCCGACGATCTGCTGAACCGGGTGCGTAGCCAGCCGTCAATGCTGGGCGCCAACCTGGCCGGGCAGGTCAGCACCGAGTCGGTCTACGTCGTGGAACCCGATGGGGCGCCACGCTTCACCGTCGCGGCCATCGACCTGGGCATCAAGACGAACACGCCACGCAACTTCGCGCAGCGCGGCATCCGCAGCCATGTGGTGCCCTCGTCGGTGACGTTCGAGCAGATCGCCGACCTGAAGCCGGACGGGGTGTTCCTGTCCAACGGCCCCGGCGACCCCGCCACGGCCGACCACGTCGTCGGCGTCACCCGAGAGGTGCTCGCAGCAGGCATCCCGATGTTCGGCATCTGCTTCGGCAACCAGATCCTCGGGCGCGCGCTGGGCCGCTCGACGTACAAGATGGTGTTCGGCCACCGCGGCATCAACGTCCCGGTCATCGATCACGAGACCGGCAACGTCGCGATCACCGCGCAGAACCACGGGTTCGCACTCGAGGGCGAGCGCGGCGAGGTTTTCGATACCCCCTTCGGACAGGCCGTCGTCAGCCACACGTGCGCCAACGACGGGGTGGTCGAGGGCATCAAACTCGTCGACGGCCGCGCCTTCTCGGTGCAGTACCACCCCGAGGCGGCGGCGGGACCCCACGACGCGAACTACCTGTTCGACCAGTTCGTCGACTTGATGGCGGGAGAAAGATGA
- a CDS encoding PH-like domain-containing protein codes for MNTGTLVGSLVMAAVVAVLIAVLIQAMMRGWRRRAERQAQLIGTLPALPDTVGPAIVPATKGLYVGSTLVPHWNDRVAVGDLGFRAKAVLTRYPEGIMLQRSGAGPIWIPDESITAIRTERGIAGKVILGGRSAGGTARAKGRGAPRGEGQPHQGILAIRWQLPSGTEIDTGFRANDRREYSLWVEQEAA; via the coding sequence GTGAATACCGGCACGCTGGTGGGCTCGCTCGTGATGGCGGCCGTCGTCGCGGTGCTGATTGCGGTGCTGATCCAGGCGATGATGCGCGGGTGGCGGCGCCGCGCCGAACGCCAGGCGCAACTGATCGGCACACTGCCCGCGCTGCCCGACACGGTGGGACCGGCCATCGTGCCCGCCACCAAGGGGTTGTACGTCGGCAGCACGCTGGTTCCGCACTGGAACGACCGCGTGGCCGTCGGTGACCTCGGCTTCCGCGCCAAGGCGGTGCTGACCCGATATCCCGAGGGAATCATGTTGCAGCGCAGCGGCGCCGGGCCGATCTGGATCCCCGACGAGTCGATCACCGCCATCCGCACCGAGCGGGGCATCGCCGGAAAGGTGATCCTCGGGGGCAGGAGCGCTGGTGGTACCGCCCGCGCGAAGGGCAGGGGGGCACCCCGGGGGGAAGGTCAGCCGCACCAGGGCATCCTGGCGATCCGGTGGCAGCTGCCGTCGGGCACCGAGATCGACACCGGGTTCCGCGCCAACGACCGTCGGGAGTATTCGCTGTGGGTAGAACAGGAGGCGGCGTGA
- a CDS encoding dihydroorotase: MTVVIRRVRPYGEGEPVDVLVSDGQIVDIGTDLAESGGLEKASDVVDAAGQILLPGFVDLHTHLREPGREYAEDIETGSAAAALGGYTAVFAMANTSPVADSPVVTDHVWHRGQDVGLVDVHPVGAVTMGLAGAQLTEMGLMAAGAGQVRMFSDDGICVHDPLIMRRALEYATGLGVLIAQHAEEPRLTVGAVAHEGPNAARLGLAGWPRAAEESIVARDALLARDAGARVHICHASTAGTVELLKWAKAQNISITAEVTPHHLLLDDGRLASYDGRNRVNPPLREASDAQALRRALADGIIDCVATDHAPHAEHEKCCEFAVARPGMLGLQTALSVVVETMVRPGLLTWRDVARVMSERPAEIVGLPDQGRPLEIGEPANLTVVDPDTTWTVEGIALASRSDNTPYEDMELPAVVTLTMLRGVVTARDGKSPA; the protein is encoded by the coding sequence ATGACGGTAGTGATTCGGCGGGTGCGTCCGTACGGAGAAGGTGAGCCGGTCGACGTGCTGGTGTCGGACGGACAGATCGTCGACATCGGCACGGACCTGGCAGAGTCCGGAGGACTCGAAAAGGCTTCGGACGTCGTCGACGCGGCCGGCCAGATCCTGCTGCCGGGCTTCGTCGACCTGCACACCCACCTGCGCGAGCCGGGGCGCGAGTACGCCGAGGACATCGAAACCGGCTCGGCCGCAGCGGCTCTGGGCGGCTACACCGCGGTGTTCGCGATGGCCAACACCAGCCCGGTCGCCGACAGCCCCGTCGTCACCGACCATGTGTGGCACCGCGGCCAGGACGTCGGGCTGGTCGACGTGCATCCGGTCGGCGCAGTCACCATGGGGCTCGCGGGTGCTCAACTCACCGAGATGGGTCTGATGGCCGCCGGTGCCGGACAGGTCCGGATGTTCTCCGACGACGGCATCTGCGTGCACGACCCGCTGATCATGCGCCGGGCGTTGGAGTACGCGACGGGTCTGGGCGTGCTGATCGCCCAGCACGCCGAGGAGCCGCGGTTGACCGTCGGCGCTGTCGCCCACGAGGGGCCAAACGCCGCCCGACTCGGGCTGGCCGGCTGGCCCCGCGCAGCCGAGGAGTCCATCGTCGCGCGCGACGCCCTGCTGGCCCGCGACGCCGGGGCGCGGGTACACATCTGCCACGCCTCCACCGCAGGCACCGTCGAGCTCTTGAAATGGGCCAAGGCGCAAAACATCTCGATCACCGCGGAGGTCACCCCGCACCACCTCCTGCTCGACGACGGGCGGCTGGCCAGCTACGACGGGCGCAACCGGGTCAACCCGCCGTTGCGAGAGGCCTCCGACGCGCAAGCGCTGCGCCGGGCACTGGCGGACGGAATCATCGACTGCGTGGCCACCGATCACGCACCGCACGCCGAACACGAGAAGTGCTGCGAGTTCGCCGTCGCGCGGCCGGGCATGCTCGGACTGCAGACCGCGTTGTCGGTGGTGGTCGAGACCATGGTGCGGCCGGGCCTGTTGACGTGGCGCGACGTCGCGCGCGTGATGAGCGAGCGGCCCGCCGAGATCGTCGGGTTGCCCGACCAGGGCCGGCCGTTGGAGATCGGTGAGCCCGCCAACCTGACCGTCGTCGATCCCGACACCACCTGGACAGTCGAGGGCATCGCACTCGCGAGCCGGTCCGACAACACTCCGTACGAGGACATGGAGTTGCCCGCCGTCGTCACGCTGACGATGCTGCGCGGTGTGGTCACGGCGCGCGACGGGAAGAGCCCGGCGTGA
- a CDS encoding aspartate carbamoyltransferase catalytic subunit: MVRHLLSAADLSRDDAVAILDNADRFSQALLGREVKKLPTLRGRTIITMFYENSTRTRVSFEVAGKWMSADVINVSSSGSSVSKGESLRDTALTLRAAGADALIIRHPASGAPQQLAEWTAAEGGSGPAVINAGDGTHEHPTQALLDALTIRQRLGGIEGKRVVIVGDVLHSRVARSNVLLLHTLGAEVVLVAPPTLLPVGVAGWPVTVSHSLDAELPTADAVLMLRVQAERMNGGFFPSAREYSVLYGLSAKRQALLPGNAVVLHPGPMVRGMEIAFSVADSTQSAVLQQVSNGVHVRMAVLFHLLVGAEEEAISA; encoded by the coding sequence ATCGTGAGACATCTGCTTTCGGCCGCCGATCTGTCGCGCGACGATGCGGTGGCCATCCTCGACAACGCCGACCGGTTCAGCCAGGCGCTGCTGGGCCGGGAGGTCAAGAAGCTGCCGACGCTGCGCGGGCGCACCATCATCACGATGTTCTACGAGAACTCCACCCGCACCCGGGTGTCGTTCGAGGTCGCAGGGAAGTGGATGAGCGCGGACGTCATCAACGTCAGCTCATCGGGCTCGTCGGTGTCCAAGGGCGAGTCGTTGCGCGACACCGCGCTGACCCTGCGCGCCGCGGGCGCCGACGCCCTGATCATCCGTCACCCGGCGTCGGGGGCGCCGCAGCAGCTGGCGGAATGGACGGCCGCCGAGGGGGGGTCCGGTCCGGCCGTCATCAACGCCGGCGACGGCACCCACGAACACCCCACTCAGGCGCTGCTCGACGCGCTCACCATCCGCCAGCGGCTCGGCGGCATCGAAGGCAAGCGGGTGGTCATCGTGGGTGATGTGCTGCACAGCAGGGTGGCGCGCTCCAACGTGTTGCTGCTGCACACGCTCGGCGCCGAGGTGGTGCTCGTAGCGCCGCCCACGCTGCTGCCTGTCGGCGTCGCCGGCTGGCCGGTCACCGTGTCGCACAGTCTGGACGCCGAACTGCCCACCGCCGACGCGGTATTGATGCTGCGGGTGCAGGCCGAACGGATGAACGGCGGCTTCTTTCCCTCGGCGCGCGAGTACTCGGTGCTCTACGGGTTGTCGGCCAAGCGGCAGGCGCTGCTGCCCGGTAACGCGGTGGTGCTGCACCCCGGACCGATGGTCCGCGGTATGGAGATCGCGTTCTCGGTGGCCGACTCCACGCAGTCTGCTGTCCTGCAACAGGTTTCCAACGGCGTGCATGTCCGGATGGCGGTGCTGTTCCACCTGTTGGTCGGGGCGGAAGAGGAAGCGATCAGCGCATGA
- the pyrR gene encoding bifunctional pyr operon transcriptional regulator/uracil phosphoribosyltransferase PyrR: MSAADVGRTISRIAHQIIEKTALDDPAGPPKVILLGIPTRGVTLAARLAEKIREFAGVTVARGSLDNTLYRDDLDFKPPRALEETSIPEGGIDQALVILVDDVLYTGRSVRAALDALRDIGRPRAVQLAVLVDRGHRELPLRADYVGKNVPTSRSENVKVRLAENDDVEGIWIAPRGGPPR, translated from the coding sequence ATGTCCGCCGCGGACGTCGGCCGAACCATCTCCCGGATCGCCCACCAGATCATCGAGAAGACCGCATTGGATGATCCTGCCGGTCCTCCGAAGGTCATCCTGCTCGGCATCCCGACCCGCGGCGTCACCCTGGCGGCACGGCTCGCCGAGAAGATCAGGGAATTCGCCGGCGTCACGGTCGCGCGCGGTTCCCTCGACAACACGCTCTACCGCGATGACCTCGACTTCAAGCCGCCGCGTGCCCTGGAAGAGACGTCGATTCCCGAGGGCGGCATCGACCAGGCCCTGGTGATCCTGGTCGACGACGTCCTCTACACCGGACGCTCGGTGCGCGCGGCGCTGGACGCCCTGCGCGACATCGGCAGGCCCCGGGCGGTCCAACTCGCGGTGCTCGTCGACCGCGGTCACCGCGAACTGCCGCTGCGAGCCGACTACGTCGGCAAGAACGTGCCCACGTCACGCAGCGAGAATGTCAAGGTGCGCCTGGCCGAAAACGATGACGTCGAGGGCATCTGGATCGCACCTCGTGGAGGACCGCCACGGTGA
- a CDS encoding serine hydrolase domain-containing protein: MKLDGNAASIREAIDAGLLAGAVTLVWHAGDVVQVNELGCRDVDAGLPMQRDTIFRIASMTKPVTVAAALSLLEEDKLSLADPAARWLPELAEMRVLTDPRGDLDKTTPSRRQITIDDLMTHRSGLAYAFSVLGPLSRAYGRMSFRQDQDRWLAELAALPLAHQPGERLTYSHSTDVLGIALSRIEGKPLSEILAERIFEPLGMTDTGFAVGRSGRPRAATMYKLAQAASDNPVLRDDVMGPAPITDPPFCAGGAGLWSTVDDYLRFARMLLAGGTLDGVRVLSEESVRVMRTDRLTDEQKRQPFLGAPFWVGRGFGLNLSVVTDPAKSRQLFGPGGLGTFSWPGAYGTWWQADPSAELILIYLIQNLPDLGVDAAAIAGNTSLAKLQGAQPKFVRRTYAALDL; this comes from the coding sequence ATGAAACTCGACGGGAACGCGGCGTCCATCCGCGAGGCGATCGACGCCGGACTGCTCGCCGGCGCGGTGACGCTGGTGTGGCACGCCGGTGACGTGGTTCAGGTCAACGAGTTGGGCTGTCGCGATGTCGACGCCGGACTGCCCATGCAACGCGACACCATCTTCCGCATCGCCTCGATGACCAAGCCCGTCACCGTCGCGGCCGCGCTCAGCCTCCTCGAGGAGGACAAACTCAGCCTGGCCGACCCCGCTGCCAGGTGGCTGCCCGAACTCGCCGAGATGCGCGTCCTGACCGACCCGCGAGGGGATCTGGACAAGACCACGCCGTCGCGGCGGCAGATCACCATCGACGACCTGATGACGCACCGCAGCGGACTGGCCTACGCGTTCTCCGTACTCGGACCGCTGAGCCGGGCCTACGGCAGGATGTCGTTCCGTCAGGATCAGGACCGGTGGCTTGCCGAACTGGCCGCGCTGCCACTGGCACACCAACCCGGCGAACGGCTCACCTACAGCCACTCGACCGACGTACTCGGGATCGCGCTGTCGCGCATCGAGGGCAAGCCACTCTCCGAGATCCTGGCCGAGCGGATCTTCGAACCGCTGGGCATGACCGACACCGGTTTCGCGGTGGGCAGGTCCGGGCGCCCCCGCGCGGCCACCATGTACAAGCTCGCCCAGGCGGCCTCCGACAACCCCGTGCTGCGCGATGACGTGATGGGTCCAGCGCCGATCACCGACCCACCGTTCTGCGCCGGCGGCGCAGGACTGTGGTCGACGGTCGACGACTACCTGCGATTCGCCCGGATGTTGTTGGCCGGCGGGACACTCGACGGTGTCCGGGTGCTGTCCGAGGAGTCGGTGCGGGTGATGCGCACAGACCGGCTCACCGACGAGCAGAAGCGCCAGCCCTTCCTCGGCGCACCGTTCTGGGTGGGCCGCGGCTTCGGTCTGAACCTGTCGGTGGTGACCGACCCGGCGAAGTCGCGCCAGCTGTTCGGACCCGGCGGGTTGGGCACGTTCAGTTGGCCGGGCGCCTACGGCACGTGGTGGCAAGCCGACCCGTCGGCCGAGCTGATCCTGATCTACCTGATCCAGAACCTGCCGGACCTCGGCGTCGACGCCGCCGCGATCGCGGGCAACACCTCGCTGGCCAAACTGCAAGGAGCGCAGCCGAAGTTCGTGCGCCGGACGTATGCGGCACTGGATCTCTGA
- a CDS encoding alpha/beta hydrolase family protein gives MTDTTVRSTTRVAGFDDAELDFQLLRHLGSAPYGGASVGETLAVAARIRAGGPQSWSDEFATLADRQRSDADDRAAAGHGLSARERYLHASNSFRAAEYFSPFGTHRHVELGLASRAAFLAALGEGGVEELWLPWRGQRLPGYWFVPPGATTPGPTLAVTSGFDGTLEETYFQIGLSALQRGWRVLQICGPGQMDTARTEPDTHFVPDTESWVSAWLDRALELPQVDARRLALLGISFGGYFATRAAANDSRVRALVANSPVIDLRAYMVSFVAGMGGDPQEVLSPEEDFSLDDIDEIPDEEMPPPIKEMSRSLIRRFGQTTFLGTFDYLRQFTVDPALVKCPALALVGTGEGGEPLRQFEVFAEQATGPVTRRMFSGAEGADTHCQLGNLTLSNAVTLDWLDATVR, from the coding sequence TTGACCGACACCACGGTTCGAAGCACCACCCGAGTCGCCGGTTTCGACGACGCCGAACTCGACTTCCAACTCCTGCGCCACCTCGGTTCCGCGCCGTACGGCGGCGCGTCGGTCGGGGAGACCCTGGCCGTCGCGGCGCGTATCCGCGCGGGCGGACCGCAGTCGTGGTCCGACGAGTTCGCCACGCTGGCCGACCGGCAGCGCAGCGACGCAGACGACCGTGCGGCCGCCGGCCACGGCCTCAGCGCCCGTGAGCGCTATCTGCACGCGTCGAACAGTTTCCGTGCGGCCGAGTACTTTTCGCCGTTCGGCACCCATCGCCACGTCGAGCTGGGGCTCGCCAGCCGGGCGGCGTTCCTGGCCGCGTTGGGCGAGGGCGGCGTGGAGGAGTTGTGGCTGCCCTGGCGCGGGCAGCGGCTGCCGGGATACTGGTTCGTGCCGCCCGGTGCCACCACGCCCGGGCCGACGCTCGCGGTCACCAGCGGCTTCGACGGCACCCTGGAGGAGACGTACTTCCAGATCGGGCTCTCGGCGCTGCAGCGTGGCTGGCGAGTGCTGCAGATCTGCGGGCCCGGCCAGATGGACACTGCGCGAACCGAACCCGACACCCACTTCGTGCCGGACACCGAGTCATGGGTGTCGGCGTGGCTGGACCGGGCGCTCGAGCTGCCGCAGGTCGACGCGCGGCGTCTGGCGCTTCTCGGCATCAGCTTCGGCGGATACTTTGCGACACGGGCCGCCGCGAACGACTCGAGAGTGCGGGCGCTGGTGGCGAATTCGCCCGTGATAGACCTGCGGGCCTATATGGTGTCGTTCGTCGCGGGCATGGGCGGTGACCCGCAGGAGGTGCTGAGCCCCGAGGAGGACTTCAGCCTCGACGACATCGACGAGATCCCGGACGAGGAGATGCCGCCGCCGATCAAGGAGATGTCGCGCTCGCTGATCCGGCGCTTCGGTCAGACGACGTTTCTCGGCACATTCGACTACTTGAGGCAGTTCACCGTCGACCCCGCTCTGGTGAAGTGTCCGGCCCTGGCGCTGGTGGGCACCGGTGAGGGCGGCGAGCCTCTGCGTCAGTTCGAGGTGTTCGCCGAGCAGGCGACCGGTCCGGTGACGCGAAGGATGTTCAGCGGCGCCGAGGGCGCCGACACACACTGCCAGCTCGGGAATCTCACGTTGTCGAACGCCGTCACGCTCGACTGGTTGGACGCCACCGTGCGCTGA
- the nusB gene encoding transcription antitermination factor NusB, whose translation MPDRKGDRSRTGRPADRGRHQARKRAVDLLFEAEARGITAAEVADARNALADTQADVTPLNPYTVTVACGVTEHSAHIDDLIAAHLQGWTLDRLPAVDRAILRVAVWELLHGDDVPEPVAVDEAVELAKQLSTDDSPGFVNGVLGQVMLVTPQIRAAAKAVRGPGE comes from the coding sequence ATGCCTGACCGCAAGGGCGACCGGAGCCGGACTGGTCGGCCCGCCGACCGTGGCCGCCATCAGGCGCGCAAGCGCGCCGTCGACCTCCTGTTCGAAGCCGAGGCGCGCGGCATCACCGCCGCCGAGGTGGCCGACGCGCGCAACGCGTTGGCCGACACGCAGGCCGACGTCACGCCGCTGAATCCGTACACGGTGACGGTGGCGTGCGGCGTGACTGAACACTCCGCCCACATCGACGACCTCATCGCCGCGCACCTGCAAGGCTGGACGCTGGACCGGCTGCCCGCCGTGGACCGTGCCATCCTGCGGGTGGCGGTGTGGGAACTGCTGCACGGCGACGACGTGCCCGAGCCCGTCGCGGTCGACGAGGCAGTCGAACTGGCCAAGCAACTGTCGACCGATGACTCACCGGGTTTCGTGAACGGGGTGCTCGGTCAGGTGATGCTCGTGACGCCACAGATACGGGCGGCTGCGAAAGCGGTTCGGGGACCCGGCGAATAA
- the efp gene encoding elongation factor P, giving the protein MATTADFKNGLVLQIDGQLWQIVEFQHVKPGKGPAFVRTKLKNVLSGKVVDKTYNAGVKVETATVDRRDATYLYRDGSDFVFMDSEDYEQHPLPDSLVGDAAKFLLESMPVQIAFHNGAPLYLELPVTVELEVTHTEPGLQGDRSSAGTKPATVETGAEIQVPLFINTGDKLKVDSRDGSYLGRVNA; this is encoded by the coding sequence GTGGCAACGACCGCCGACTTCAAGAACGGGCTCGTCCTACAGATCGACGGGCAGCTGTGGCAAATCGTCGAATTCCAGCACGTCAAACCCGGCAAGGGGCCGGCCTTCGTGCGGACGAAGCTCAAGAACGTGCTGTCCGGCAAGGTCGTCGATAAGACCTACAACGCCGGGGTGAAGGTGGAGACCGCGACGGTGGACCGCCGCGACGCGACATATCTCTACCGCGACGGTTCGGACTTCGTGTTCATGGACTCCGAGGACTACGAACAGCACCCGCTGCCGGACTCGCTGGTCGGGGACGCGGCCAAGTTCCTGCTGGAGAGCATGCCGGTGCAGATCGCCTTCCACAACGGTGCTCCGCTGTACCTGGAACTGCCGGTGACGGTGGAACTCGAGGTGACCCACACCGAGCCCGGCCTGCAGGGCGACCGGTCCAGCGCGGGCACCAAGCCCGCCACCGTGGAAACCGGTGCCGAGATCCAGGTGCCGCTGTTCATCAACACCGGCGACAAGCTCAAGGTCGACTCCCGCGACGGCAGCTACCTCGGACGGGTGAATGCCTGA
- a CDS encoding M24 family metallopeptidase → MTISQRRVRLRERLAAAGLDAMLVSDLVNVRYLCGFTGSNAALLVRVDDETPVLATDGRYRTQAARQSPDAEVVIERACGPHLVARAAGEGVRRLGFESHVVTVDAFTRLSEVAGERTELTRAAGTVEALREVKDAGEIALLRLACEAADAALQDLVDRGGLRAGRTEKEIGRELEALMLDHGADGPSFETIVAAGPNSAVPHHRPTDAVLAPGDFVKIDFGALVAGYHSDMTRTFVLAPVADWQREIYDLVAAAQHAGRQALAPGVALKDVDAASRHVIAEAGYAENFSHGLGHGVGLQIHEAPGIGAASAGTLLAGSAVTVEPGVYLPDRGGVRIEDTLVVCSDPGQAPEPSGPRHQNADSLTRFPRELAIL, encoded by the coding sequence GTGACTATTTCACAACGCCGGGTTCGGCTACGCGAGCGGCTCGCCGCCGCCGGCCTCGACGCCATGCTGGTGTCGGACCTGGTGAACGTGCGTTACCTCTGCGGCTTCACCGGGTCCAACGCCGCGCTGCTGGTGCGCGTGGACGACGAAACGCCGGTGCTGGCCACCGACGGGCGCTACCGCACCCAGGCCGCCCGGCAGAGTCCGGACGCAGAGGTCGTCATCGAACGTGCGTGCGGTCCGCATCTGGTGGCCCGTGCCGCTGGCGAAGGCGTACGTCGGCTGGGTTTCGAAAGCCATGTGGTGACCGTCGACGCCTTCACCCGGCTGTCCGAGGTGGCGGGTGAGCGGACGGAGTTGACGCGCGCCGCAGGAACGGTGGAAGCGCTGCGGGAAGTGAAGGACGCCGGCGAGATCGCGCTGTTGCGGCTCGCCTGCGAGGCGGCCGATGCGGCGTTGCAGGACCTCGTGGACCGCGGCGGTCTGCGGGCCGGCCGCACCGAGAAGGAGATCGGCCGCGAGTTGGAGGCGCTGATGCTCGACCACGGCGCCGACGGCCCGTCGTTCGAGACGATCGTCGCGGCGGGTCCGAATTCGGCTGTTCCTCATCATCGGCCGACCGACGCGGTGCTGGCGCCGGGCGACTTCGTCAAGATCGACTTCGGTGCCCTGGTCGCCGGCTATCACTCCGACATGACCCGCACCTTCGTGCTGGCGCCCGTAGCGGACTGGCAGCGCGAGATCTACGACCTGGTGGCCGCCGCCCAGCACGCGGGTCGGCAGGCCCTGGCGCCCGGTGTCGCGCTCAAGGACGTCGACGCTGCCTCGCGCCACGTCATCGCCGAGGCCGGCTACGCGGAGAACTTCAGCCACGGCCTGGGCCACGGCGTCGGTCTGCAGATCCACGAAGCGCCGGGGATCGGGGCCGCCTCCGCCGGTACACTCCTTGCTGGTTCCGCGGTGACTGTGGAACCCGGTGTCTATCTGCCCGACCGTGGCGGTGTCCGGATCGAGGACACGCTCGTGGTGTGCAGTGATCCCGGACAGGCCCCGGAGCCGTCCGGCCCGCGACACCAGAACGCTGACTCACTCACCCGGTTCCCCAGGGAACTGGCCATCCTCTGA
- a CDS encoding B-4DMT family transporter, with amino-acid sequence MSKWLLRGLVFAALMVIVRLLQGAMINVAETKAGLISVCLVAAYIVVVFVVGFLDGRSDARANPDPDRRGDLAMTWLLAGLVAGIVSGLVAWFISLFYKGLYVEALVNEVTTFAAFTALLVFLVAMAGVAIGRYLVDRKAPEVPHHRSTHDDDRADTDVFAAVNPGGQDTAPTTTDGGGTERADRGDNRS; translated from the coding sequence ATGAGTAAGTGGTTGCTGCGCGGACTGGTGTTCGCGGCCCTGATGGTGATCGTGCGATTGCTGCAGGGCGCGATGATCAACGTGGCGGAAACGAAGGCCGGTTTGATCAGCGTCTGTCTGGTAGCCGCGTACATCGTCGTGGTCTTCGTTGTCGGCTTCCTCGACGGCCGCTCCGACGCGCGCGCCAACCCCGACCCGGACCGCCGCGGCGACCTCGCGATGACGTGGTTGCTGGCCGGCCTGGTCGCCGGCATCGTCAGCGGCCTCGTCGCCTGGTTCATCTCGCTGTTCTACAAGGGCCTGTACGTCGAGGCGCTGGTGAACGAGGTGACGACGTTCGCCGCGTTCACCGCGCTGCTGGTGTTCCTGGTGGCGATGGCCGGCGTCGCGATCGGCCGTTACCTGGTCGACCGCAAGGCTCCCGAGGTCCCGCACCACCGCTCGACACACGACGACGACCGCGCCGACACCGACGTGTTCGCGGCGGTCAATCCGGGCGGCCAGGACACGGCGCCGACGACCACGGATGGCGGCGGAACGGAGCGCGCCGACCGCGGCGACAACCGGTCCTGA
- the aroQ gene encoding type II 3-dehydroquinate dehydratase: MTKTVLVLNGPNLGRLGSREPEVYGSTTHEDLIALIEREAEALELKAVVRQSDSEADLLGWVHAAADAGDPVILNAGALTHTSIALRDACTELSAPLIEVHISNVHAREEFRHHSYLSAVATGVIVGLGVQGYVLALRYLASLG; encoded by the coding sequence ATGACGAAGACGGTGTTGGTGCTCAACGGTCCCAACCTCGGGCGGCTCGGCAGCCGCGAGCCAGAGGTCTACGGCAGCACCACGCATGAAGATCTGATCGCGCTGATCGAGCGCGAAGCCGAGGCGCTGGAGTTGAAAGCCGTTGTCCGCCAGAGCGACAGCGAAGCCGACCTGCTGGGTTGGGTGCACGCCGCCGCCGATGCCGGGGACCCGGTGATCCTCAACGCGGGCGCGCTCACGCACACCTCGATCGCCCTGCGGGACGCCTGCACCGAACTGAGCGCGCCGCTGATCGAGGTGCACATCTCCAACGTGCATGCCCGCGAAGAGTTTCGGCACCACTCCTACCTGAGCGCGGTGGCCACCGGGGTGATCGTCGGCCTCGGCGTACAGGGCTACGTGCTGGCGCTGCGGTATCTGGCCAGCCTCGGCTGA